In a single window of the Streptomyces sp. NBC_00353 genome:
- a CDS encoding SpoIIE family protein phosphatase, translated as MSEAGPLSADSGSSDLRLELPTGVLDTLGVAVVALDTAGRFVLWGPQAEELFGYSAQEVLGRHAAQLLVHDPYMDLVAGKCEQTMETGQSWAGLIPVRNKDGSTRLVEFRYSRLPDNQGDFYALGIATDASTLRKVEQDLALSTQLIAQSPVGLEVLDTDLRYVAVNPAMERMHGLSAKDHLGRGFREVLPSDSVDASEAAVREVLETGRPLVDKYTIGRTPADPDNDHAWSVSVYRLEDPNGQVLGVATSVVDVTDRHGAITAAAQARQRLAQVAEGSARIGTTLDMKQTARELADVAVPELADLAVVDVLDSALDDRRPPAPDSGPALFRTLAVKAAYLAEASGAAGTADQPVSYDADRLPTQCVRTGQPIMVTRVDEWDLARIARDAGAAAVLASVGIHSYLAIPLAAQGRALGVLGLMRGRNQLPFNADDVTLADELAGRTAVSLDNARLHQSVRNTAVTLQRSLLPQPTPPENLEVATRYQPAGTSTEVGGDWFDVIPLAEDKTALVVGDVMGCGIDAAATMGRLRTATATLADLDLPPAQVLQRLDKITAGLDPYIATCIYAEYDPHSDRCRIAVAGHLPPALTPAGGPPELLDLPSGAPLGVGGVPFETTTVPLRPGDQLVLYTDGLVETRRDAIDERLDLLLRVLDGHDLSLEETCDRLLETLRGPDDHDDVSILIARPRPRP; from the coding sequence ATGAGTGAAGCGGGACCTCTCAGTGCCGACAGCGGCTCGTCCGACCTCCGGCTGGAGCTGCCGACCGGGGTGCTGGATACGCTCGGTGTGGCGGTGGTGGCGCTGGATACGGCCGGACGGTTCGTGTTGTGGGGCCCGCAGGCCGAGGAGCTGTTCGGCTACTCCGCGCAGGAAGTGCTGGGCCGGCACGCGGCTCAACTGTTGGTCCACGACCCGTACATGGACCTGGTGGCCGGTAAGTGCGAGCAGACGATGGAGACCGGCCAGAGCTGGGCCGGGCTCATTCCCGTCCGGAACAAGGACGGCAGTACGCGGCTGGTGGAATTCCGCTACAGCCGTCTGCCGGACAACCAGGGCGACTTCTACGCTCTGGGTATCGCCACCGATGCGTCGACGCTGCGCAAGGTGGAGCAGGACTTGGCGTTGTCCACGCAGCTGATCGCCCAGTCGCCGGTCGGGCTGGAGGTTCTGGACACCGATCTGCGTTATGTGGCCGTCAATCCGGCGATGGAACGGATGCACGGCCTGTCTGCCAAGGACCACCTCGGCCGGGGCTTCCGCGAGGTCCTGCCCTCCGACAGTGTCGACGCGTCCGAGGCGGCAGTCAGAGAAGTGCTCGAGACCGGACGCCCTCTGGTCGACAAGTACACCATTGGCCGCACCCCGGCCGACCCTGACAACGATCATGCCTGGTCTGTCTCCGTCTACCGGTTGGAGGATCCCAACGGTCAGGTTCTTGGTGTCGCCACGTCGGTGGTGGATGTCACCGATCGGCACGGCGCGATCACAGCGGCGGCCCAGGCCCGGCAGCGCCTGGCACAGGTCGCCGAGGGCTCCGCCCGTATCGGTACCACCTTGGACATGAAGCAGACCGCCCGCGAGCTGGCTGACGTCGCAGTGCCCGAGCTCGCCGACCTCGCGGTCGTAGACGTACTCGACTCCGCCCTGGACGATCGCCGCCCCCCGGCACCCGACAGCGGCCCGGCGCTCTTTCGCACCCTCGCCGTGAAGGCCGCCTACCTCGCCGAGGCGAGCGGCGCCGCCGGCACGGCCGACCAACCGGTCAGCTATGACGCCGACCGGCTGCCCACCCAATGCGTACGGACCGGTCAGCCGATCATGGTGACTCGCGTGGACGAGTGGGATCTGGCGCGCATCGCCCGTGACGCCGGAGCCGCCGCTGTCCTGGCCAGTGTCGGCATCCACTCATATCTCGCGATACCGCTGGCCGCCCAGGGCCGGGCACTGGGCGTCCTGGGGCTGATGCGCGGCCGCAATCAACTGCCCTTCAACGCGGACGACGTCACCCTGGCCGATGAGCTCGCCGGCCGAACCGCAGTGTCCCTCGACAACGCGCGCCTGCACCAAAGCGTCCGCAACACTGCGGTGACGCTCCAGCGCAGCCTGCTGCCCCAGCCGACGCCACCCGAGAATCTGGAGGTCGCCACCCGCTACCAACCCGCCGGAACCTCTACCGAGGTCGGTGGCGACTGGTTCGACGTCATCCCCCTCGCGGAGGACAAGACCGCGCTCGTGGTGGGCGACGTGATGGGCTGCGGCATCGATGCGGCCGCCACGATGGGCCGCCTGCGCACCGCTACCGCGACCCTGGCCGACCTCGACCTCCCGCCCGCCCAGGTGCTGCAACGCCTCGACAAGATCACCGCCGGTCTGGACCCCTACATCGCCACCTGCATCTACGCCGAATACGACCCGCACAGCGACCGGTGCCGAATCGCCGTAGCCGGACACCTGCCCCCCGCACTGACACCTGCAGGCGGGCCCCCCGAACTGCTCGACCTACCATCTGGTGCACCCCTCGGGGTCGGCGGCGTCCCCTTCGAAACGACCACCGTGCCCTTGCGCCCCGGCGATCAACTGGTCCTCTACACCGACGGCTTGGTCGAGACACGCCGCGACGCCATCGACGAACGCCTCGACCTCCTCCTCCGCGTACTCGACGGCCACGACCTTTCCCTGGAAGAAACCTGCGACCGGCTCCTGGAAACACTGCGTGGTCCGGACGACCACGACGACGTGTCCATACTCATCGCCCGACCCAGACCGCGGCCCTGA
- a CDS encoding TetR/AcrR family transcriptional regulator, translating to MRADARKNRDHLLAVAGTAITEQGVDVSLRDIARRADVGLATLLRHFPTREALLDALLRTSFDELTAKAGALETSSSPADALVSWLRDCVAWTTEYRGAIVLMAAAIEDTESALHASCATLRAAGARLLTRAQAAGMARTDFDGADLFALVMALAWLGDQPSLAPRADHLFDVVASAILTSTASSDAEGERRPRVRS from the coding sequence ATGCGCGCCGACGCCAGGAAGAACCGCGACCACCTGCTCGCAGTAGCGGGCACCGCCATCACCGAGCAAGGCGTCGACGTGTCGCTGCGCGACATCGCGCGCAGGGCCGATGTCGGACTCGCGACGCTGCTGCGCCACTTCCCGACGCGCGAGGCGCTGCTCGATGCCCTGCTCCGTACGAGCTTCGACGAGCTGACCGCTAAGGCAGGCGCCCTCGAAACGTCCAGCTCGCCCGCCGATGCTCTCGTTTCGTGGCTACGCGACTGTGTCGCGTGGACAACTGAGTACCGGGGCGCGATCGTGCTGATGGCAGCCGCCATCGAGGACACCGAGTCCGCACTCCACGCTTCGTGCGCCACTCTGCGCGCGGCCGGTGCGCGGCTCCTCACCCGTGCCCAGGCCGCGGGCATGGCGCGGACCGACTTTGATGGCGCCGATTTGTTCGCGCTGGTAATGGCGCTCGCTTGGCTCGGCGATCAACCCTCGCTCGCGCCACGCGCCGATCACCTCTTCGACGTTGTCGCAAGCGCGATCCTGACCAGCACAGCGAGCAGCGATGCCGAGGGGGAACGCCGCCCTCGCGTCCGTAGCTGA
- a CDS encoding NADP-dependent oxidoreductase: protein MPTHTMRAVRLHEHGGPEVLRHDEVPIPEPGPGEVLVRVHAVGVNPPDWYLRDGMSNLPVEVRPKFSLPAIPGTDLSGVVEAVAADVDGFSVGDEVFGLLRFPGFDGSTYAEYVAAPASDLALKPAGIDHVHAAGAPMSGLTAWQFLIEVGHDHPSGFQAAQHRPVPLDARKTVLINGAAGGVGHFALQLAKWKGARVIAVASGAHELFLRELGADEFIDYTKSRPEELVHDVDLVLDAVGGPASKRFLRTLKRGGSQFPVFFGEFDEEENAKLGVTVTGTTVRSNGAQLAELARLLDAGTVRVAIDSTFALADARAAHERAARGHIQGKIVLTVA, encoded by the coding sequence ATGCCGACACACACGATGAGGGCGGTCCGGCTCCATGAGCACGGCGGCCCTGAAGTTCTGCGTCACGACGAGGTGCCGATTCCCGAGCCGGGGCCGGGTGAGGTGCTCGTTCGCGTGCACGCGGTCGGCGTCAACCCCCCCGACTGGTACCTGCGCGACGGGATGTCCAACCTGCCTGTGGAGGTGAGGCCGAAGTTCAGCCTGCCCGCGATCCCGGGGACGGACCTGTCGGGCGTCGTCGAGGCCGTCGCCGCGGATGTGGACGGCTTCTCCGTCGGTGATGAAGTCTTCGGTCTCCTTCGCTTCCCCGGCTTCGATGGCAGCACCTATGCCGAGTACGTGGCCGCGCCTGCGTCGGATCTCGCACTCAAGCCGGCCGGCATCGATCACGTGCACGCCGCCGGGGCGCCCATGTCCGGGCTCACCGCGTGGCAGTTCCTGATCGAGGTCGGACACGATCACCCCTCGGGCTTCCAAGCGGCGCAGCATCGTCCGGTGCCACTCGACGCCCGCAAGACGGTGCTCATCAACGGCGCCGCGGGCGGCGTGGGGCACTTCGCGCTGCAGCTGGCGAAATGGAAGGGTGCACGTGTCATCGCGGTGGCGTCGGGCGCGCATGAACTGTTCCTGCGCGAGCTCGGCGCCGACGAGTTCATCGACTACACCAAGAGCCGTCCTGAGGAACTCGTGCACGACGTCGACCTCGTTCTCGACGCCGTCGGCGGCCCCGCCAGCAAACGCTTCCTGCGCACGCTCAAGCGCGGCGGCTCCCAGTTCCCCGTGTTCTTCGGCGAATTCGACGAAGAAGAGAACGCGAAGCTGGGCGTGACCGTCACGGGCACCACGGTCCGCTCGAACGGCGCGCAGCTTGCCGAACTGGCACGCCTGCTCGACGCGGGCACGGTCCGCGTCGCGATCGACAGCACGTTTGCGCTCGCGGATGCCCGAGCCGCGCACGAACGCGCTGCCCGAGGGCACATCCAGGGCAAGATCGTGCTCACGGTCGCTTAG
- a CDS encoding VOC family protein: MDLKLEMIVLPVSDIDRTKAFYEALGFRLDVDYTASDDFRVVHFTPPGSECSIIFGEGMTSTAPGTIQSLYLIVTDIEEAHAELTSRGIDVSEVFHDAGGLFHGHEDGDVTHRGPGQERLAGLHPERASYGSFLTFSDPDGNGWVLQEVTQRLPGR, translated from the coding sequence ATGGATCTGAAACTCGAAATGATCGTGCTGCCCGTCTCCGACATCGACCGGACCAAGGCCTTCTACGAGGCGCTGGGATTCCGCCTGGACGTCGACTACACAGCCAGTGACGACTTCCGGGTGGTCCACTTCACCCCGCCCGGCTCCGAGTGCTCGATCATCTTCGGCGAGGGAATGACCTCCACCGCCCCCGGCACGATCCAGAGCCTCTACCTCATCGTCACCGACATCGAAGAGGCCCACGCCGAGCTCACCAGCCGCGGCATCGACGTGAGCGAGGTGTTCCACGACGCCGGAGGGCTGTTCCACGGCCACGAGGACGGGGACGTCACCCACCGCGGTCCCGGCCAGGAGCGGCTGGCCGGCCTGCACCCCGAGCGCGCCTCCTACGGCTCCTTCCTCACCTTCAGCGACCCGGACGGCAACGGCTGGGTGCTCCAGGAAGTGACGCAGCGCCTCCCCGGCCGCTGA
- a CDS encoding dihydrolipoyl dehydrogenase family protein, protein MNETTRTYDVIVIGAGPVGENVAERARAAGLSTVIVERELLGGECSFWACDPSKALLRPVVARADARRIPGLNPAVAGPLDVEAVLAHRDKMSSYWKDEDQVDWLDSVDVDLIRGHGRLTGPKQVSVQTPGGETVALTARHAVAVSTGTGAALPPIPGLDTVRPWTSREATSAGKVPGRLAVVGGGVVAVEMATAWQALGSQVTMLVLENGLLQRMEPFAGELVTDGLREAGVDIRFETSVTSLAREDGEVHITLADGGHLVADEILLATGRAPRTWDLGLETIGLTPGDWLKVDDTFRVTDVADGWFYAVGDVNHRALMTHQGKYQARIAGAVIGARANGEPVDDAPWGAHVATADHVAVPQVVFTTPEVASVGLTSREAEQSGRRIEVVDYDLAHVAGAHQYGEDYRGRARMLIDTDRNTVVGVTFAGPGVGELVHSATIAVAGEVPLDRLWHAVPAFPTLGEIWLRLLETHRG, encoded by the coding sequence ATGAACGAGACCACCCGCACCTACGATGTGATTGTCATCGGCGCTGGGCCGGTCGGTGAGAACGTGGCCGAACGTGCCCGTGCCGCCGGTCTCAGTACCGTGATCGTGGAGCGTGAACTGCTCGGCGGGGAGTGCTCGTTCTGGGCCTGTGACCCCAGCAAGGCGCTGCTGCGCCCGGTGGTGGCGCGCGCCGACGCACGCCGCATACCCGGACTCAACCCGGCGGTGGCCGGGCCGCTGGACGTCGAGGCGGTTCTCGCGCACCGCGACAAGATGTCCTCGTACTGGAAGGACGAGGACCAGGTCGACTGGCTGGACTCGGTCGACGTCGATCTCATACGCGGCCACGGCCGCCTCACCGGTCCCAAGCAGGTGTCGGTGCAGACTCCCGGCGGTGAGACTGTCGCCCTCACGGCCCGGCACGCGGTGGCCGTCTCCACCGGAACCGGCGCGGCTCTGCCCCCTATCCCGGGCCTGGACACCGTTCGCCCCTGGACCAGCCGTGAGGCGACCAGTGCGGGCAAGGTCCCCGGCCGTCTGGCCGTGGTCGGCGGCGGTGTGGTGGCCGTCGAGATGGCCACCGCCTGGCAGGCGCTCGGTTCCCAGGTGACCATGCTGGTCCTCGAGAACGGGCTGCTGCAGCGGATGGAGCCGTTCGCCGGCGAACTGGTCACCGATGGTCTGCGGGAAGCCGGTGTCGACATCCGGTTCGAAACCTCCGTGACCTCTCTGGCGCGCGAGGACGGCGAGGTCCACATCACCCTGGCCGACGGCGGGCATCTGGTGGCGGACGAGATCCTGCTCGCCACCGGCCGTGCTCCGCGGACCTGGGACCTGGGGCTGGAGACGATAGGTCTCACCCCGGGCGACTGGCTGAAGGTGGACGACACCTTCCGAGTGACCGACGTCGCCGACGGCTGGTTCTACGCCGTCGGCGACGTCAACCACCGCGCCCTGATGACCCACCAGGGCAAGTACCAGGCCCGGATCGCCGGCGCCGTCATCGGCGCCCGCGCCAACGGGGAACCGGTCGACGACGCGCCCTGGGGCGCGCATGTCGCCACCGCTGACCACGTGGCCGTCCCGCAGGTCGTCTTCACCACCCCCGAGGTCGCTTCCGTCGGTCTGACCAGCCGCGAGGCCGAACAGAGCGGGCGCCGCATCGAGGTGGTGGACTACGACCTCGCACACGTTGCGGGCGCCCACCAGTACGGCGAGGACTACCGCGGCCGGGCCCGCATGCTCATCGACACCGACCGCAACACCGTGGTGGGCGTCACCTTCGCCGGACCCGGCGTCGGGGAACTGGTGCACTCCGCCACCATCGCCGTCGCCGGCGAGGTACCCCTCGACCGGCTCTGGCACGCCGTCCCCGCCTTCCCCACCCTCGGCGAAATCTGGCTGCGACTGCTGGAAACCCACCGAGGCTGA
- the tnpB gene encoding IS607 family element RNA-guided endonuclease TnpB, with protein sequence MKKFKPQPGFNVLSHKLALDPNATANRHLHSHGGAARSAYNWAVAYVTAVWWQRKAEQSYGICEDELTQWRSWSLPSLRKAFNEDKRTNPRFAGWWEENSKEAYNTGLAGASAAFENYAKSKSGKRKGPRMGIPRFKSKRTARLTCRFTTGTIRIEPDGRHITLPRIGTVRLHEHRADLRAMIDTGNMRILSATARLNRGRWFVSLQVEEKHELVKVARPNAAVGIDLGIKTLAVLADSDGVLGAEPNPRHLDRAQKQLRRASRVVSRRHGPDRRTGQQASRRWEKASQARNKIHHRVANLREDTLHQMTTRLACEYGTIVIEDLCVAGMGRNRRLSRRVADAAFGEIRRQLTYKTRRRGTRLIVADRWYPSSKTCSRCGAVKTKLPLSMRIFECDNCGLVLDRDANAGHNLVALAARTTGTGVAGDLDLAKAESKPRGADRKTRVTRPRRKAGTGRAGGAIPSPRAGKETGDRQQDTGAQLGSDDPLRTIPVETSGLLRSLDDQSNGVTPLVCPAGTPASSRRLRGAERGAVT encoded by the coding sequence ATGAAGAAGTTCAAGCCGCAGCCGGGCTTCAACGTCCTCTCGCACAAGCTCGCGCTGGATCCGAATGCCACGGCCAACCGCCACCTGCACTCGCATGGAGGTGCCGCGCGGTCCGCGTACAACTGGGCGGTCGCGTACGTCACTGCCGTGTGGTGGCAGCGTAAGGCCGAGCAGTCGTACGGCATCTGCGAGGACGAGCTGACCCAGTGGCGGTCGTGGTCGCTGCCCTCGCTGCGGAAGGCGTTCAACGAGGACAAGCGCACCAACCCGCGCTTCGCCGGCTGGTGGGAGGAGAACTCCAAGGAGGCATACAACACCGGTCTGGCAGGCGCGTCGGCTGCGTTCGAAAACTATGCGAAGTCGAAGAGCGGTAAGCGCAAGGGTCCAAGGATGGGCATCCCCCGCTTCAAGTCGAAGCGAACAGCGCGCCTGACCTGCCGGTTCACTACCGGAACGATCCGTATCGAGCCTGACGGCAGGCATATCACCCTGCCCAGGATCGGCACCGTCCGCCTGCACGAGCACCGAGCTGACCTGCGGGCCATGATCGACACGGGGAACATGCGGATCCTGTCCGCGACCGCACGTCTTAACCGGGGGCGCTGGTTCGTGTCGCTCCAGGTCGAGGAGAAGCACGAGCTGGTCAAGGTTGCCCGCCCTAACGCCGCGGTCGGGATTGACCTCGGCATCAAGACCCTGGCAGTCCTCGCGGACAGCGACGGTGTCCTTGGCGCAGAACCCAACCCACGCCACCTCGACCGCGCGCAGAAACAGCTGCGCCGCGCCAGCCGTGTCGTCTCGCGTCGGCATGGCCCCGACCGGCGCACCGGGCAGCAGGCCTCCCGCCGCTGGGAGAAGGCCAGTCAGGCGCGGAATAAGATCCATCACCGGGTCGCGAACCTCCGCGAGGACACCCTCCACCAGATGACGACCCGCCTCGCCTGCGAGTACGGCACGATCGTCATCGAAGACCTGTGCGTCGCCGGAATGGGCCGCAACCGGCGCCTGTCCCGCCGCGTCGCGGACGCCGCGTTCGGCGAGATCCGACGCCAGCTCACCTACAAGACCCGCCGGCGTGGCACGCGACTCATCGTCGCCGACCGCTGGTACCCCTCCTCGAAGACCTGCTCCCGCTGCGGTGCGGTGAAAACCAAACTGCCCCTCAGCATGCGCATCTTCGAGTGCGACAACTGCGGCCTCGTCCTCGACCGGGACGCCAACGCCGGACACAACCTGGTCGCCCTCGCGGCCCGCACCACAGGTACCGGAGTGGCCGGAGACCTGGACCTCGCCAAGGCGGAGTCGAAGCCCCGTGGAGCCGACCGGAAGACCCGCGTCACCCGCCCGCGCCGCAAGGCCGGGACGGGGCGGGCAGGTGGCGCGATCCCCAGCCCCCGGGCCGGGAAGGAAACGGGAGACCGTCAACAGGACACCGGCGCGCAACTCGGCTCTGATGACCCGTTACGGACCATTCCGGTGGAAACCTCGGGATTGCTGAGATCGCTTGATGATCAAAGCAACGGCGTCACCCCGCTGGTGTGCCCGGCGGGGACCCCGGCTTCTTCTCGTCGGCTGCGTGGTGCAGAGCGCGGTGCTGTGACGTGA
- a CDS encoding IS607 family transposase — MKLSEWAARNGVHYQTAWTWAKESRMPVPVVQTPSGTWLVTEPAAQAAGRVVVYCRVSSGDQKADLERQVARTVQGATAQGLMVADVVTEVGSGLNGRRRKLYRLLADPGVGTIVVEHRDRLARFGVEHLKGALSASGRRLVVLDPAETADNLVRDITEVLASMCARLYGHRSAKSRADRAIAVATGPDVAG, encoded by the coding sequence GTGAAGCTTTCCGAGTGGGCAGCGCGCAACGGCGTGCACTACCAGACCGCGTGGACCTGGGCGAAGGAGAGCCGTATGCCGGTCCCGGTTGTCCAGACGCCGTCGGGTACGTGGCTCGTGACCGAGCCCGCCGCGCAGGCTGCGGGACGGGTCGTGGTGTACTGCCGTGTCTCGTCCGGTGACCAGAAAGCGGACCTGGAGCGTCAGGTCGCCCGGACCGTGCAGGGCGCAACGGCTCAGGGCCTCATGGTCGCTGACGTGGTGACGGAGGTCGGCTCCGGCTTGAACGGGCGCCGCCGCAAGCTGTACCGGCTGCTCGCCGACCCGGGTGTCGGCACGATCGTGGTCGAGCACCGCGACCGCCTCGCCCGGTTCGGCGTCGAGCACCTCAAAGGAGCCCTCTCGGCCTCGGGGCGGCGCCTGGTCGTCCTTGACCCGGCGGAGACCGCCGACAACCTCGTACGGGACATCACCGAGGTCCTGGCCTCGATGTGCGCACGCCTGTACGGCCACCGCTCCGCGAAGAGTCGTGCCGACCGGGCCATCGCCGTCGCCACCGGCCCGGATGTGGCCGGATGA
- a CDS encoding NADPH-dependent F420 reductase, whose protein sequence is MKIGIIGAGNIGGNLTRRLTALGHDVSVANSRGPETLADLAEETGATPVTAAEAARGAEIVVVTIPLRRVPGLPSGLFDGAAEGFAVIDTGNYYPKERDGRIAAIEDEGLTESRWTEQNLGHPVVKAFNGTLAQDILAMPRPAGHPERIALPVASDDETAKARVRALIDELGFDTVDAGGIDDSWRQQPGSPVYGLRADVDGVTKALADASPERRSDFRA, encoded by the coding sequence ATGAAGATCGGCATCATCGGAGCAGGCAATATCGGCGGCAATCTCACCCGTCGCCTCACCGCGCTCGGGCACGACGTGTCCGTGGCCAACTCCCGTGGCCCTGAGACCTTGGCCGACCTGGCCGAGGAGACCGGTGCCACCCCGGTCACTGCCGCCGAAGCCGCCCGCGGCGCGGAAATCGTCGTGGTGACCATCCCGCTCAGGAGGGTCCCCGGCCTGCCCTCCGGCCTCTTCGACGGCGCGGCCGAGGGGTTCGCCGTCATCGACACCGGCAACTACTACCCCAAGGAGCGCGACGGGCGGATCGCCGCGATCGAGGACGAGGGTCTGACCGAGAGCCGCTGGACCGAGCAGAACCTCGGCCATCCGGTCGTCAAGGCGTTCAACGGCACCCTCGCCCAGGACATCCTCGCCATGCCGCGGCCGGCCGGGCACCCCGAGCGGATCGCGCTGCCCGTCGCCTCGGACGACGAGACCGCCAAGGCGAGGGTCCGCGCTCTGATCGATGAACTCGGCTTCGACACCGTCGACGCCGGCGGCATCGACGACTCCTGGCGCCAGCAGCCCGGCAGCCCAGTCTACGGGCTCCGCGCCGACGTCGACGGCGTGACGAAGGCTCTCGCCGACGCCTCACCCGAGCGCAGGTCGGACTTCCGGGCCTAA